CTGGGCTGGAAACTCATGTGTAAATCTCACTGTAAAAAGATTGTTCACCAGTTGAAAGTGGAAAAGAGTTCACTCGGTCATGTCATTTACTGACTTGGccacacagtcacactggagagagaccattcagataCATAATGTGTATGAGAGGGATTTACTCAGTTTCCCTACTCATTAACACTCCAGCTTTAAAGGTTCGAAAGGCTCTGATCCACAATTGCTGAATTCTTAATGGCAAGACAGAGTTTAAATATTCGGTGTATGGGGAAAATTCACTTGTTCACCCCACCTGCTGAGGCGCCAGTGAGTACATATCGAACTATTGGGGTTTATTCTGCAGTTAATTACACTGAGGACAGGACTATGCTTCCTGAGAAATTGGTTGATGCATCAATTAGTTCAATAATTTTACATGTTAACCCTATAACTGCGATCATAATCAGACATGAAATACAATTTTCGTCAAACAATATCACCTTTCAATGGCCGGGGTGGTACCCAGCATTCCTGGCGAAAGAGAATATGTCCTATCATCACAATAGCAGATGTGTGCACATGCGCAGCGGATGTTGGTGAATAGAGCATGCGCCGTGCGTGTTCAGCCTGATCATGCGCAGTTTGggtgctggagctgcagggacgcGGCGGAGTGGATGCACAGGCTTCAGAAACACCCAGTGGAGGAGGCCTCAAACCCAGAACAAGAAGCTCCCCGTCCCCAATTTGCACCGACCCCGGTGGTAATTGCAGAACCTCTGTAACTGGGGAGATGGGGGTAATTCCAGTGGATCAGAGACCCAGGCCAATGGTCTGGGGACAGgggctcaaatcccaccctggagttggggaagtttaaattaaattaataaagggGGAGGAATCTGGAACATAAATCCACTTTCAGTAGGAATGACCATTACAGCTATCATCAATTGTAAACTGatggaaacctgctgtccttcccTAGTCTTGCCTACAGGAGATTCAGACTCTCAACAGCCCTCTGACAAGGGTAATAAGGGGTCAGAAACAAATCCAAtgaaacccacatcccataaaataacaaAGGAAAAATTGATGGACTTGGGTTAATGACAGTCATCTTCCTCGGGGGGCAGGACATGTGCAGGGTCATCACTGTCCCtgagcagtggcacagtggttagcaccgcagtcTCACAGCACTGGGaacacgggtttgattccgactttgggtgactgcggggagtttgcacattctccccttgtctgtgtgtcaGGCttgcctcctggtgctctggtttagtcccacagtccaaaggtgtgcaggttcggtggattggcatcCCTCAGTTGCCCCTTCATGTCTAAAGGTCCGGTGGTGTTATGGGAATAGCGTGAGGGAGTGGGTCCtgtcgggtgttctttcggagCGTCAATACAgactctgggctgaatggcctcctgcactgtagggattctatgaaatatataTGTAAATGTTCTGAAttgctatcctggactgacagcaaTGGATTTTGGAACTCCTTTTATAGGGTGTAACACCGCAAACTCAAACCAAAAAAAATATTTGTCTCTGTTGAATTTTTAACCTTCGACATTGTGTTCACAGGATGTTGGAAAAGCAGGAGATGAAGgcaggaaactcaaaccaaacatcacatcaggatctgacgcgATTGCCTGAATTATTGTAATCTGAATATCATTTAATCTTGAACATGGAAGGAGAAAACAATGGAGAGAAACCgtccacgtgttctgtgtgtggacgaggattcagccgATCATCTGGCCTCTTGAGACATAAATGCAAACATGctggggagaaaccatggaaatgtggggactgtgggaagaggtTCAGATACCCGTCTGAGCTGAAAACTCATCAACACAATCACAGTGGAGAgacaccgttcacctgctccgactgtgggaagggattcaccacctcatccatctttttttttttttttttttttttttttttttttttttttttttttttttttttttttttttttttttataaatgttttattgaaaattttttcccaaacaacaatttttcccctcttacaaagcaaacgcaacaataacaatacagaaattttaaacaatacacaagtaacaaaacccctttatctttgacctaaactaaaccccccctcccccccccccctccccctccccctgggttgctgctgctggtcatctgtcttccctctaacgttcccctaggtagtcgagaaatggctgccaccgcctggtgaacccttgagccgatcctctcagggcaaactttatctgctccagtttaatgaaccccgccatatcatttacccaggcctccagtccggggggtttcgcctccttccacatgagtaggatcctgcgccgggctactagggacgcaaaggccacaacgtcggcctctttcgcctcctgcactcccggctcttccgcaactccaaatagagctaacccccagcctggtttgacccgggccttcaccacccgcgaaatcactcccgtcactcccttccaatacccttccagtgccgggcatgcccaaaacatatgtgcgtggtttgccgggctcccgccacacctcccacatttgtcctccactccaaagaacctgctcaatcttgctcccgttatgtgtgctctatgtagcaccttaaattgaatcaggctaagcctggcgcatgaggaagaggaatttaccctgcttagggcatcagcccacataccctcctctatctcctcccctagttcttcttccaccTCATCCatcttgctgacacaccagcgagttcacactggggagagaccattcacctgcaccaagtgtgggaaggggttcatctgttcatcccacctattgaaacaccaatgggttcacactggggagagaccgtttagctgccaggagtgtgggaaaggatttactacctcatccatcctgctgacacaccaacgggttcacactggagagaaaccattcacatgctccgagtgtgggaagggattccctacCTCGTCtatcctgctgaaacaccagcgagttcacacaggggagaggccattcacctgttcggaTTGTGGAAAGGGGTTCACTGATTCATccgacctgctgaaacaccagcgaattcataacggggagaggccattcatctgctctgtgtgtgggaagggatttactcagtcaaagACCCTGCAAaaacaccagcgaggtcacaccggggagagaccgttcacctgctctgagtgtgggcaaggattcactcagtcattcatcttgttgaaacaccagcgtgttcacactggggagaggccattcatctgctccagttgtgggaagggatttactgattcttccaccctgctgagacatcagcgagttcacactggggaaaggccattcacttgctccaagtgtgggaaaagattcactcagtcatccaacctgcagaaacaccagcgagttcacactggggagaggccattcacttgctccaaatgtgggatgggattcactccgTCATctcacctgctgaaacaccagcgggttcaccagtgactgcagtgattggattttgatgttaatcacatccaggaccaaatctttttattggcatctgTTTCTGCTGAGGTTAATAGACCCCAGCACAGTTGTAGGACATGTTATCGATAAAAGTTAAAAAAAACAACATTGTGTTGAGCAGTTTGGTGAATGTTTTTACTGTCCCTAACACAAATTAATTCCTTTTGaatgctctccccctccccagtctcctccATCTTCATCACTAACAACAAGTGTGAGGGGCTCTTGGAGCTTCTTTGTAACTAAAATTGTGACAATCCGATCCGCTGCCTCcactgcttccctccctcccactagcCCACCGGGACAAACTGACTCTTAATTTCCCCCTTGCCTGAGTCCTGAACACCCATCTTTCTccatccagcccccacacacacagcagtgagttCATACTGCAGAGAGAGGGTTTAAATGCTGAGACTGTGACAGGAGCTGTAAAACCCACATTCACTGATGGTTCACCAGTGCAGTCACTCTGGTTCCACtctattcatctgctctcagtgcaaGAAGAGGTTCAGCCGATTGTCCATCCTGCAGcagcaccagtgagttcacaccggggaaaggtcattcagtccaaagatgtgtgggtgaggtggattggacatgctaaattgccttagtgtccaaaaaggttaagtggggttactgggttaagtggggttagtgggttacggggataggatggaggtgtgggtttgggtagggtgctctttccaagggccggtgcagactcaattggccgaatggcctccttagcactgtaaattctatgattctatgacctgctccatgtgtggggagggattcactgagtcattcaACCTGTTAACACACCAGTGGGTTCATACCGTCGGAAGCTATTTTAAATGTGTTTTAAAATTTCTCTGGAGCTGATGTCCTATCAGCATGTTCACACTGACCattcaggatctcactgtgggttcagGTGATCATGTGGACTCAGTGTCCGCCAGCACAAGTTAATGAAAAGGATCCAAAGTGACACACAGCCTTAAACTAATACAGAAATTACAAAGTTATCTCACATACAATTTATAACAAGTGTGCATAAAATCAGTGCATAAAGGTGTCAGTGTGTAAATGTTGAGAGAGCAAAATATATTATAAAATACAGCATGACATATGCAAATAAAACATATTTGTAAATAATATGAGTTAAACTGACGAAAGAACTATGAAAACTGATTGGAGAACTTAAATTCTTTAAGTTCACAAACCAAAGGTGGTTACATAGTGTGACAgaaagtgactgcttctttccagAAACTGCAAGTTAAAGGTTAAACAAATTTAAGACACAAGGCTGAAGGTTTGAAATCTCACAGTTTTCTTCACTCAAACTGATGTATAACTGTTAATTTTCAATGGCAGGAGAGTTAACGGTTCCAGACCTTTGCTCATCCAACCTTTATGGGATTCACAGCAGTTGCCCTGTAATTAAACCATTAAAGTGTAACTTTGTCCTGGCCTCGGGCCATGGGATGTATTTCACTtgtccagtttggcaggaagaatcgAAAAAACAACATTCTTGTGATCTTATgagacaaaatcccatcttcacactgaggataccctccattgtcccgtgtgacactatcactgtgctaaatggggtagattcaGAACACATCTCGATAAAAACAGGGTATCCAAGAGGTGCTGTGGCCATCAGCAGCCTAATATTCAATTACAATcaaacctcatagaacatagaacattacagcgcagtacaggccctttggccctcgatattgcgccgaactgtgaaatcactctaaagcccatctacactattcccttatcgtccatatgtcgatccaatgaccacttgaatgcccttgtgttggagagtccactactgttgcaggcagggcattccacacccttactactctctgagtaaagaatcttatCTCTGACAtcagtccgatatctatctcccctcaatttaaagctatgtccccttgtgctagacatcaccatctgaggaaaaaggctctcactgtccaccctaactaatcctctgatcgtcttgtatgcctcaattaagtcacctcttaaccttctctctaacgaaaacaacatcaagttcctcagcctttccttataagatcttccctccataccaggcaacattttggtaaatctcctctgcaccctttccaatgcttccacatccttcctataatgcggcgaccagaattgtacgtaatactccaaatgcggccgcaccagagttttgtacagctgcaacatgacctcatggctctgaaactcaatccctcgactaataaaagctaacacaccgtacaccttcttaacaaccctctcaacctgggtggaaactttcagggatctatgtacatggacagcgagatctctctgctcatccacactaccaagaatcttaccattagtccagtactcttcctgttattccttccaaaatgaatcacctcacacttttctgcattaaactccatttgccacctctcagccagcgctgcagcttatctatgtctctctgtaacttctaacatccttccgcactgtccacaactccactgactttagtgtcatctgcaaatttactcaccaatccttctacgccctcctccaggtcatttataaaaatgacaaacagcagtggccccaaaacagatccttgtggtacactactagtaactggactccagtctgaacatttcccatcaaccttgtcttccagctagccaatttctgatccaaactgctaaatcaccctgaatcccatgcctccgtattttctgcagtagcctaccgtggggaaccttatcaaacgctttactgaaatccatatacaccacatcaactgctttaccctcatccacctgtttgatcaccttctcaaagaactcaataaggtttgtgaggcacaacctacccttcacaaaatcgtgttgactatctctaatcaaattattcctttccagatgattatacatcctatctcttataaacctttccaagacttcacccacaacagaagtaaggctcactggtcaatagttaccagggttgtctctacaccccttcttgaacaagaggacaacatttgctctaGGCCGGCATAATCCCTCACTCTactgctgggaacacacaaagcaagtgtggagtacaaggaaagtagaaagaaacttaagcaaggagtctggagggctaaaaggggtcacaaaaagtcattggccagcaggattaaggaaaatcccaagtcttcttaattttaataatcttcattgtcacaagtaggcttatattaacactgcaatgaagttactgtgaaaagcctctagccgccacattccagtgcctgagggagaattcagaatgtccaaattacataacatcatgcctttagggacttgtgggaggacaccggagcatccggaggaaacccacgcagacacagggagaaattgcaGACTCTCCAGAGtgtcccaagcccggaatcgaacctgggaccctggcgctgtgaagccatagtgctaaccactatgctaccatgctgcccatatataaagagcaaggggTTAGCCAGGGAGAAGGTTGACCCACtccaggacaggggagggaatctatgtgtggagccagaggaaatggacaaggtattaaatgagtactttgcatcagtgctccacaaagagaagaacttggtggatgatgagtctggggaagggtgtgtaaatGGTTTGCATCATGCTAAGATTAAAAAGGAGGTACTGGGGGTCTTGAAAAATATGATGGTCGACacatccccagggcctaatgggatatatcccagaatactgtgaggcaagggaggaaattgctggggccttgagataaATCTTTGTATCCTTACTAGCTACAGGGGAggtccagaggattggagaatagccaatgttgttcctttgtttaagatgggtagcaaagataatccatgtaattacaggccggtgagccttacatcagtggtagggaaattattggaggggaTTCTTTGAGACacaatttactcccacttggaaataagtggacatattagtgagaggcaacatgcttttgtgaagcggaggtcgtgtctcacaaacttagcgagttttcgaggaagtgacaaagatgattgatgagggtagggcagtggatgttgtctacatggacctcagtaagggctttgacaaggtaggtccctcatggcagactggtacagaagatgaAGTTGCACAGGATCAGAgttgagctgacaagatggatacagaaatggccggtacagcaattgaacccgtgctgctggccttgttctacattacaaaccagctgtctagcccactgagctaaacctgccctaatcttttattgtcacaagtatgatgttattgtgaaaagcccctcgtcgccagagtccagcgccttttcgggtaagtcggtactggaattgaacccacgctgctgctggccttgttctgcattacaaacctgctgtctagtccactgagctagacCAGCTCATAAACCctggtgtcctggcaaatatttatctctcaatcaacattgcCAAAATGCGATCATCTGCTCATTGCCACATTGCGGTGTGTGGCAACTTGCTTTGttgaaattggctgctgcatttccgacaTCAGTGATCACACTTCAGAAGCTCTTTGGGACATGTTGTGGTAATGAAAGGCACTACAGAACTGaaagttttaaattgaagattaatgCTTTCTGATCCTAAATTTATTTCAGCGATCACCAACTTCCCATTTAATAAATTTGCTTTGGTTTGGAcaagaattgttttttttaaatttagagtacccaattcattttttccaattaaggggcaatttagcgtggccaatccacctacgctgcacatctttggactgtgggggtgaaacccacgcaaacacggggtgaatgtgcaaactccacatggacagtgacccagagccgggatcgaacctgggacctcagcaccgtgaggcagtgctaaccactgtgccgcctttggAGAAGAATTTTAACCAATTAaagaaaaggcagaattctctggatcgtcaattaaaagtttattaaaagaaaaagttTACTGAACAACTTGAAGACAGTAACGTTCGCAACTTCAAggcggtgatcagtctgtagaagcgtaaccctccctGGGTtcatctttgacagtaatttccttggaactcggcctcgagtcttcagtacttggccagcaaggaagaccttcggaacatcgacctttatccccaaagtgaccattacctcatgtcagagttgggcctgttgtaacatgaccattggtcaattgGGCACTAGTTTAATTTACTTGAATCTCCAATTCCTGACACcaccttagacaggaatacaattgaactgtttcatacagttcctttatctgattctgtacaattcctttttcatacagtttcaaatgttgaggctaatcagggcTGGAAGGAGACACCaatagttgtgggggtgaaacccacgcagacatggggagaatgacagagacccagggccgggattcaaacccgggtcctcagcgccgtagtcccagtgctaaccactgcgtcgctgtGCTGCCTGCCCTgggtgtaattgagaacagaaacaataacagcagaatccaatccctgtaatcagttgtgaacttgttggtgtctcagaaagtgcaatgaattacaaaatccctttgcacattgagggcaggtgaatggcctctccccaggatgaactccctggtgtgactgcagacggcatacCCGAGTGAATCGCACAAATCGTCATAAACGGGTGTGagataattgggattatggagacacggctgcagggtgaccagggataggaactgaatatattcagtatttaggaaggacagacaaaaaggaagagcagtggagtggcagtgctggttcaAGAGGAAATtaatcatggcgctgaggtcccaggttcgatcccagctctgggtcactgtccgt
This portion of the Scyliorhinus torazame isolate Kashiwa2021f chromosome 5, sScyTor2.1, whole genome shotgun sequence genome encodes:
- the LOC140418776 gene encoding uncharacterized protein, giving the protein MEGENNGEKPSTCSVCGRGFSRSSGLLRHKCKHAGEKPWKCGDCGKRFRYPSELKTHQHNHSGETPFTCSDCGKGFTTSSILLTHQRVHTGERPFTCTKCGKGFICSSHLLKHQWVHTGERPFSCQECGKGFTTSSILLTHQRVHTGEKPFTCSECGKGFPTSSILLKHQRVHTGERPFTCSDCGKGFTDSSDLLKHQRIHNGERPFICSVCGKGFTQSKTLQKHQRGHTGERPFTCSECGQGFTQSFILLKHQRVHTGERPFICSSCGKGFTDSSTLLRHQRVHTGERPFTCSKCGKRFTQSSNLQKHQRVHTGERPFTCSKCGMGFTPSSHLLKHQRVHQ